The following are encoded together in the Parabacteroides chongii genome:
- a CDS encoding sigma-54-dependent transcriptional regulator, producing the protein MKAKIVVADDEPRIRKMIARLLTDEGYDVMPVENGREAVEALLSFHPDVILLDQQMPVLTGVEALEEIKRISPNQVVLFVTAFGSISLAVDAVKKGAYDFIEKPFDNDKLVLTVGRAVEHSRMKGELSTLKKTLGEKQSSVIGENTGLRQTMIQVRRVAETNATVLIHGESGTGKELIARAIHSNSLRANGPFVAINCGAIPLTLMESELFGHERGAFTDAKEAKAGTFEQADGGTLFLDEIGELPLDAQVKLLRVLEERKITRIGGKKAIPVDVRIVAATNRNLDDEVKEGRFRLDLLYRLNVFTLILPPLRERKEDIPLLTNFFIRKYNRTLSLDVQSITPEAVKLLGSYDWPGNVRDLENAVQSAMILCTDGTIRPEHLPDRVKGYELAEEQPVAGSGGNSIREINAQMEKELILETLRKHNFNRTLTAEALNISRKTLFNKMKRYGLDSATDK; encoded by the coding sequence ATACGACGTTATGCCTGTCGAAAACGGACGGGAAGCGGTAGAGGCACTCCTCTCCTTCCATCCCGATGTGATCCTGCTGGACCAGCAGATGCCGGTACTGACAGGCGTGGAAGCATTGGAAGAGATCAAACGTATTTCCCCGAATCAGGTCGTCCTGTTCGTCACGGCTTTCGGTTCCATCTCCCTGGCGGTAGACGCAGTAAAAAAAGGAGCGTACGATTTTATCGAAAAACCGTTCGATAACGACAAGCTGGTGCTCACCGTGGGCCGTGCCGTTGAACACAGCCGGATGAAAGGTGAACTGTCGACGCTGAAGAAGACACTCGGCGAGAAACAAAGCTCCGTTATCGGAGAAAATACCGGACTCAGGCAAACGATGATACAGGTGCGACGGGTAGCAGAAACGAATGCCACCGTCCTGATCCACGGCGAAAGCGGTACGGGAAAGGAACTGATCGCCCGTGCCATTCATTCCAACAGCCTGCGTGCCAACGGTCCGTTCGTTGCCATCAACTGCGGAGCCATTCCGCTGACATTGATGGAAAGCGAACTGTTCGGCCATGAACGGGGTGCCTTTACGGATGCCAAAGAGGCAAAGGCCGGTACTTTCGAGCAGGCAGACGGCGGAACTCTTTTTCTGGACGAAATAGGTGAACTGCCTTTGGATGCCCAGGTGAAACTGCTCCGCGTACTGGAAGAGCGGAAGATCACCCGCATCGGAGGGAAAAAGGCAATCCCGGTTGATGTCCGTATCGTAGCAGCTACCAACCGTAATCTGGACGATGAGGTGAAAGAGGGCCGTTTCCGCCTCGACCTTCTCTATCGCCTGAATGTCTTTACCCTTATCCTCCCGCCACTTCGCGAACGGAAAGAGGATATCCCCCTGCTGACCAATTTCTTCATCCGCAAATACAACCGGACATTGAGTCTCGACGTACAATCCATTACGCCCGAAGCCGTGAAGCTGCTTGGTTCCTACGACTGGCCCGGAAACGTCCGCGACCTGGAGAATGCCGTACAAAGTGCCATGATACTTTGTACCGACGGCACGATCCGCCCAGAACATCTGCCCGACCGGGTGAAAGGATACGAACTGGCGGAAGAGCAACCCGTAGCAGGGAGCGGCGGAAACAGTATCCGGGAGATTAATGCGCAAATGGAAAAAGAACTGATACTCGAAACGCTCCGGAAGCATAATTTCAACCGGACACTGACAGCCGAAGCTCTTAATATCAGCCGGAAAACATTGTTCAATAAAATGAAGCGGTACGGACTGGATTCGGCTACAGACAAGTGA
- a CDS encoding 4Fe-4S dicluster domain-containing protein, translating to MAKIKGAVVVNQERCKGCNLCVVACPSDVLELHPREVNNKGYHYVYMKNPDACIGCASCGLVCPDGCLTIYKVKI from the coding sequence ATGGCAAAGATAAAAGGAGCGGTCGTTGTTAACCAGGAACGCTGCAAAGGGTGCAACTTATGCGTAGTTGCCTGCCCCAGCGATGTACTGGAATTACACCCGCGTGAAGTGAACAACAAAGGGTACCATTATGTGTACATGAAAAACCCTGATGCTTGCATCGGTTGCGCCAGTTGCGGATTGGTTTGTCCCGACGGCTGTTTAACCATCTACAAAGTAAAAATATAA
- a CDS encoding 3-methyl-2-oxobutanoate dehydrogenase subunit VorB, producing the protein MAEEIKLMKGNEVVAHAAIRYGVDGYFGYPITPQSEILETLMAEMPWETTGMVVLQAESEVAAINMVYGGAGTGKRVMTSSSSPGVSLKQEGISYIAGAELPCLIVNVMRGGPGLGTIQPSQADYFQTVKGGGHGDYRLITLAPSSVQEMADFVGLGFDLAFKYCNPAIILADGIIGQMMEKVVMPPFRPRKTEEEIIAECPWAVQGKTKNRKANVITSLELDPAKMEENNLRFQAKYRKIEENEVRYEEFQCDDAEYLLVAFGSSARICQKVVEIARGEGIKLGLLRPITLWPFPTKAIAAYADKVKGMLSVELNAGQMVEDIRLAVNGKVKVEHFGRLGGIVFTPDEVLNALKEKLF; encoded by the coding sequence ATGGCAGAAGAGATCAAATTAATGAAGGGAAACGAAGTCGTCGCCCATGCAGCTATACGCTACGGTGTAGACGGATACTTCGGATATCCTATCACTCCGCAGTCGGAGATCCTGGAAACCCTGATGGCCGAAATGCCGTGGGAAACAACCGGAATGGTAGTACTGCAAGCCGAAAGTGAAGTAGCAGCTATCAACATGGTGTATGGTGGTGCCGGTACAGGCAAACGTGTAATGACTTCATCTTCCAGTCCTGGTGTCAGCTTGAAACAGGAAGGTATTTCTTATATCGCAGGTGCTGAACTGCCTTGTTTAATTGTAAACGTCATGCGTGGCGGTCCCGGTTTGGGAACGATCCAGCCGAGCCAGGCAGACTATTTCCAGACAGTGAAAGGTGGCGGACACGGCGACTATCGCCTGATCACCCTTGCTCCTTCTTCCGTACAGGAGATGGCAGACTTTGTCGGATTAGGATTCGACCTCGCTTTCAAATATTGCAATCCGGCTATTATCCTTGCCGACGGTATCATCGGCCAGATGATGGAAAAAGTGGTTATGCCTCCTTTCCGTCCGCGTAAGACAGAAGAAGAGATCATCGCCGAATGTCCGTGGGCTGTACAAGGCAAAACGAAAAATCGTAAAGCCAATGTGATCACTTCACTGGAACTCGATCCGGCGAAGATGGAAGAAAACAACCTTCGCTTCCAGGCTAAATACCGTAAGATTGAAGAAAATGAAGTACGCTACGAAGAGTTCCAGTGCGACGACGCGGAATATCTGCTGGTTGCTTTCGGTTCTTCTGCCCGTATCTGCCAAAAAGTGGTAGAGATCGCACGCGGAGAAGGTATCAAACTCGGCTTGTTGCGCCCGATCACGTTGTGGCCGTTCCCGACAAAAGCAATTGCCGCCTATGCCGACAAGGTGAAAGGTATGCTTTCTGTCGAATTGAATGCCGGCCAGATGGTGGAAGATATCCGCCTGGCTGTTAACGGAAAAGTAAAGGTTGAACACTTCGGCCGCCTGGGTGGTATCGTGTTTACTCCGGATGAAGTACTGAACGCGTTAAAAGAAAAGTTATTCTAA
- a CDS encoding thiamine pyrophosphate-dependent enzyme: MELNEIIKPENLVYTKPELMNDNPMHYCPGCSHGVIHKLIAEVIAEMGMEEKTIGVSPVGCAVFAYNYLDIDWEEAAHGRAPAIATAIKRLNPEKMVFTYQGDGDLAAIGTAETIHAANRGENIVIVFVNNAIYGMTGGQMAPTTLEGMPTATCPYGRNIALNGYPLKIGDLLAQLEGTCLVTRQSVQTAAAVRKAKKMLRKAFENSMAGKGTSVVEFVSTCSSGWKMTPEKANKWMEENMFPFYPLGDLKNKE; encoded by the coding sequence ATGGAACTCAACGAAATAATTAAACCGGAGAATCTGGTCTATACAAAGCCGGAATTGATGAACGACAATCCCATGCACTACTGTCCCGGTTGCAGCCACGGTGTGATACACAAGCTGATCGCTGAAGTGATCGCCGAAATGGGAATGGAAGAAAAAACAATCGGTGTCTCCCCGGTAGGTTGCGCCGTATTCGCATATAACTACCTGGATATCGACTGGGAAGAAGCTGCTCACGGACGTGCACCTGCCATCGCAACAGCGATCAAACGCCTGAATCCGGAAAAGATGGTCTTCACTTACCAGGGCGACGGCGACCTCGCCGCTATCGGTACAGCCGAAACTATCCATGCTGCCAACCGCGGTGAAAACATCGTAATCGTATTCGTGAACAATGCGATCTATGGTATGACCGGCGGTCAGATGGCTCCTACTACACTGGAAGGCATGCCGACAGCGACTTGCCCTTACGGACGTAACATCGCCCTGAACGGCTATCCGCTGAAGATCGGCGATCTGCTGGCACAGCTGGAAGGTACCTGCCTGGTTACGCGCCAGAGTGTACAGACTGCTGCAGCCGTGCGTAAAGCGAAAAAGATGCTTCGCAAAGCTTTTGAAAACTCGATGGCCGGCAAAGGAACTTCAGTTGTCGAATTCGTTTCCACCTGTTCATCCGGCTGGAAGATGACTCCTGAAAAAGCAAACAAATGGATGGAAGAGAACATGTTCCCGTTCTATCCGCTGGGAGACTTGAAGAACAAAGAATAA
- a CDS encoding 2-oxoacid:acceptor oxidoreductase family protein has translation MKQEIIIAGFGGQGVLSMGKILAYSGLMEGKEVTWMPSYGPEQRGGTANVTVILSDDPISSPILNEYDIAIVLNQPSMDKFESKVKPGGILIYDGYGIHTPVKRSDINIYRVDAMDAATEMKNEKAFNMLILGGLLKIVPMVKLENVLLGLKKSLPERHHKLIPMNEAAIKKGMEIIQKM, from the coding sequence ATGAAACAAGAAATAATTATAGCAGGCTTTGGTGGACAAGGTGTTCTGTCGATGGGTAAGATACTTGCTTATTCAGGCTTGATGGAAGGCAAGGAAGTGACCTGGATGCCTTCATACGGACCGGAACAACGTGGCGGTACAGCCAACGTGACAGTGATCTTGAGCGATGATCCTATCAGCTCTCCGATCTTGAATGAATATGATATCGCCATCGTACTGAACCAGCCATCTATGGATAAGTTCGAAAGCAAGGTAAAGCCGGGTGGTATCCTGATCTATGACGGCTATGGTATTCATACGCCGGTTAAACGCTCCGACATCAACATCTATCGGGTAGATGCCATGGATGCAGCTACGGAAATGAAGAATGAAAAAGCATTCAACATGCTTATTTTAGGCGGTTTGCTGAAGATCGTTCCGATGGTGAAACTGGAAAACGTCCTGCTGGGCCTGAAGAAGTCCCTGCCCGAACGTCATCACAAGTTGATCCCGATGAACGAAGCTGCCATAAAGAAAGGCATGGAGATCATACAGAAAATGTAA
- a CDS encoding putative porin, whose amino-acid sequence MKHCLYILLLLIVSAVTVQAQREGGRADQRGGGRRGGFSLSNLTSSQKEIPDSLLVADSAALNSKRITAYRLTPFLGEPYVAPLDTNKLNFSNSTLVESKSLAIGYLANLGSPAQTKIFSERQEARDFIFADAYDYYITTPENAYFYNTKIPYTNIMYTTAGGSTNKEEQLKGTMTMNFGKKINVGGDIDYIYGRGHYKNNGNKLLSYRFFGSYQTDRYELHASLSNFNFVNYENGGLDNDSTINHPDEYFPEGRPSDTKSYDIRYLTNAWNRVRGKRYFLTQRYNLGFTRELEETDEEGNPKEMFVPVSSIIHTIDYEDNRRRFIADNTALMDSSYIVDDNGLRFPRIYGLGATLDDQTSSWNLKNTIGLSLREGFQDWVKFGLTAFVRLEKRRFKLEPKIEGIDYGEYGRGPYFSVDNVDLKNLPTADIYDEFSTYVGAELSKRQGSILTYNARGELCMVGSDVGEFRVTGDLQTRFKLFKKDAVIKADAYIKNTTPAFYLRHNHSRYFWWDNPNFNMTQQIYAGGEVYLESSKTTLKAGVESIQNYIYFNKEGFPVQHGSNLQVVSARIKQDFRFRAFGWENEACWQLSSDKSVLPLPSLSAYSNMYLAVKLAKVLTVQLGANVYYNTAYYAPYYEPATQQFQVQNEVKVGNYPLINAYVNFHLKQARFFVMAYNLSSKFAEPNYFSLAHYPLNPMVLKMGIAVTFNN is encoded by the coding sequence ATGAAGCATTGCTTATACATATTATTGTTGCTGATAGTATCTGCCGTAACCGTTCAGGCACAGCGCGAAGGTGGCCGGGCAGATCAGAGAGGTGGAGGAAGACGTGGGGGCTTCTCCCTGTCGAACCTGACATCATCACAGAAAGAGATACCGGACAGCCTGTTGGTCGCAGACAGCGCCGCTTTAAATTCCAAACGTATCACGGCTTATCGGCTCACTCCTTTTTTAGGTGAACCGTATGTAGCGCCACTGGATACAAACAAACTGAATTTCAGTAATTCGACATTGGTTGAAAGCAAATCGCTTGCCATCGGTTATCTGGCAAACCTGGGTTCTCCGGCACAAACCAAAATATTCTCCGAACGGCAAGAGGCACGTGATTTCATCTTTGCGGATGCCTATGACTATTATATCACAACACCCGAAAATGCCTATTTCTACAACACTAAAATCCCTTACACCAACATTATGTATACTACCGCAGGTGGTAGTACCAACAAGGAGGAGCAGTTGAAAGGGACTATGACAATGAACTTCGGCAAGAAGATCAATGTGGGTGGCGATATCGATTATATTTATGGTCGCGGGCATTATAAAAACAACGGTAACAAACTATTAAGCTACCGTTTCTTCGGCAGTTACCAGACCGATCGTTACGAATTGCATGCTTCATTAAGCAACTTCAACTTTGTCAATTACGAGAACGGAGGATTGGATAATGACTCTACCATCAACCATCCTGACGAATATTTTCCGGAGGGACGTCCGTCCGATACCAAGTCATATGATATCCGTTATCTGACAAATGCGTGGAACCGTGTACGCGGAAAACGATATTTCCTGACCCAGCGATATAACCTCGGCTTCACTCGTGAACTGGAAGAAACAGATGAAGAAGGGAATCCGAAAGAAATGTTCGTCCCGGTATCCAGCATCATCCATACGATCGATTACGAAGATAACCGCCGCCGTTTCATTGCAGACAATACCGCCCTGATGGATTCGTCTTACATAGTCGATGACAATGGTTTGCGTTTTCCACGCATCTATGGATTGGGGGCTACACTCGATGATCAGACATCTTCCTGGAATCTGAAGAATACGATCGGTCTTTCGTTGCGGGAAGGTTTCCAGGACTGGGTAAAATTCGGTCTGACAGCTTTCGTCCGACTGGAAAAGCGCCGGTTCAAACTGGAGCCTAAAATTGAGGGAATCGATTATGGCGAATACGGACGAGGCCCCTACTTCTCTGTCGATAATGTCGATCTGAAAAATCTACCGACAGCGGATATCTATGATGAATTTTCCACCTATGTCGGAGCGGAACTCTCCAAACGCCAGGGTAGTATCCTGACTTATAATGCGCGGGGTGAACTGTGTATGGTCGGTAGCGATGTCGGTGAATTTCGTGTGACCGGAGATTTGCAGACGCGCTTCAAATTGTTCAAGAAAGATGCCGTCATCAAAGCGGATGCTTACATCAAGAATACAACGCCGGCTTTTTACCTGCGTCACAATCATTCCCGTTACTTTTGGTGGGATAATCCGAACTTTAACATGACACAGCAAATCTATGCGGGAGGTGAAGTCTATCTGGAATCTTCAAAGACGACATTAAAAGCGGGTGTGGAAAGTATTCAGAACTATATTTATTTCAATAAAGAAGGATTCCCTGTACAGCACGGAAGCAACCTGCAGGTTGTCAGTGCACGTATCAAACAGGATTTCCGTTTCCGTGCTTTCGGATGGGAAAATGAAGCCTGCTGGCAATTGAGCAGCGACAAAAGCGTACTTCCGCTTCCATCGTTAAGCGCCTATTCGAACATGTATCTGGCCGTTAAGCTGGCAAAAGTACTGACAGTTCAACTGGGAGCCAACGTGTATTACAACACGGCTTATTATGCACCGTATTACGAACCGGCAACCCAGCAGTTCCAGGTTCAGAACGAAGTAAAAGTAGGCAACTATCCGTTGATCAACGCTTACGTGAACTTCCACCTGAAACAGGCTCGTTTCTTCGTTATGGCATATAACCTGAGCAGTAAGTTTGCAGAGCCTAATTATTTCTCTCTAGCACACTATCCGTTGAATCCGATGGTGCTGAAAATGGGTATTGCTGTTACATTTAATAACTAA
- a CDS encoding transporter substrate-binding domain-containing protein, with protein MKSRKLLVVYIILLVCILIVMFRLWPYKKEPVAPRDYPEIKEEGILRMVTEYNQSGYYIAGDTIEGFQYELSQAIAALSGLEVQTQLEMSLAESFRELSDNQCDVIARNIPITSEIKENYLFTEPIVFNKQVLVQRTKEANNGIQPIRNQLDLAQKTLYIPKNSPALLRLQNLAHEIGDTIYVKEDELYSSEQLAIMVAKGDINYAVCDQQIARLSKENLPEIDIDTDISFTQLQSWAVRKDSPILLDSLNSWLSQIKKSGLYDQIYKRYYGKK; from the coding sequence ATGAAATCCCGGAAGTTGCTGGTTGTTTATATCATCCTGTTGGTATGTATACTGATAGTCATGTTCCGTTTATGGCCGTACAAAAAAGAACCTGTCGCTCCGAGGGATTATCCGGAAATCAAGGAGGAGGGTATCCTCCGAATGGTAACCGAATATAATCAATCCGGTTACTATATAGCCGGCGATACTATTGAGGGTTTCCAATACGAACTGAGCCAAGCGATTGCCGCCCTCTCGGGACTGGAAGTACAGACCCAGCTGGAAATGAGCCTTGCCGAAAGTTTCAGGGAGCTATCGGATAACCAATGCGACGTTATAGCCCGCAACATTCCTATTACCAGTGAAATAAAAGAGAATTATCTGTTTACCGAACCGATCGTTTTCAACAAACAGGTATTGGTACAACGTACGAAAGAAGCCAACAACGGTATCCAACCGATTCGTAATCAGCTCGATCTGGCACAAAAGACCTTGTATATACCTAAAAACTCTCCCGCTTTGTTGCGCCTGCAAAACCTGGCACATGAAATCGGCGATACCATTTATGTAAAGGAAGACGAACTATATTCCAGTGAACAATTGGCTATCATGGTAGCCAAAGGGGATATCAATTATGCCGTATGTGACCAGCAAATAGCCCGCCTGTCCAAAGAAAATCTGCCCGAAATAGATATCGATACAGATATCAGTTTCACCCAACTTCAATCATGGGCTGTACGCAAAGACTCCCCTATCCTGCTCGACAGCCTGAACAGCTGGCTGTCGCAAATCAAGAAAAGCGGTCTGTATGACCAGATATACAAACGCTACTACGGAAAGAAGTAA
- a CDS encoding ATP-binding protein, producing MGTNDSFDGFQKKATLNELDTVHELLNTILDHLPLGVFVKDPENHYNYLYWNRFMEEITGIDTSQIEGHDDSEVHYNALMSIEERLEVDKNVISSGKVAEFHGWLKTASGDTKYIEVAKYPISLSNGKPLLLALWSDATVKRAIEKRLESERDKAELADKLKSKYLADMSHEIRTPLNAITGFSEMMAFADTDEERMSYYEIIKANNQLLMQLINDILDLSKIEADAIKISYAPIDLNEMMDTTYASIKPRMPKDVKLILEKGLDRCTFGADYVRLLQLINNLVNNAIKNTKKGSITMGYKSLGDGKLNFYVKDTGQGIAEAQLQNLFNRFVKVNDYVEGIGLGLAICKGLVTKMGGTIQVESKLGEGSTFSFILPSHAW from the coding sequence ATGGGAACAAATGATAGCTTTGACGGCTTTCAGAAGAAGGCAACCTTAAATGAATTAGATACTGTTCATGAGTTGCTTAACACGATATTAGATCATTTGCCTTTGGGAGTGTTTGTAAAAGATCCGGAGAATCATTACAATTATCTCTACTGGAACAGATTTATGGAAGAGATTACAGGGATTGATACTTCTCAGATCGAGGGGCATGATGACTCTGAAGTACATTATAATGCGTTAATGTCGATAGAAGAGCGGTTGGAGGTAGATAAAAATGTTATCAGTTCGGGTAAAGTGGCTGAATTTCATGGTTGGCTCAAGACAGCTTCCGGTGATACCAAATATATTGAAGTGGCCAAGTACCCGATTTCTTTAAGTAACGGAAAACCTCTGTTGCTCGCCTTGTGGAGTGATGCCACAGTAAAGCGGGCAATAGAAAAACGCCTGGAAAGTGAGCGCGATAAAGCTGAACTGGCTGATAAGTTGAAATCAAAATATCTGGCAGACATGAGTCATGAGATCCGCACACCTTTGAACGCAATAACCGGCTTTTCGGAGATGATGGCGTTTGCGGATACAGACGAAGAGCGTATGTCTTATTATGAGATTATCAAAGCGAATAATCAGTTACTCATGCAGCTGATCAACGATATCCTCGACCTCTCAAAGATTGAAGCTGATGCGATAAAGATCAGTTATGCTCCGATCGACCTGAATGAAATGATGGACACGACGTATGCTTCTATAAAACCCCGTATGCCGAAAGATGTGAAACTGATCCTCGAAAAGGGATTGGACAGATGTACTTTTGGTGCCGACTATGTCCGTTTACTCCAGTTGATCAATAATCTGGTCAATAATGCGATCAAGAATACGAAAAAGGGCAGTATCACAATGGGGTATAAATCCTTAGGCGATGGTAAGCTGAACTTTTATGTAAAAGATACCGGACAAGGAATAGCAGAGGCACAGTTACAGAATCTGTTCAACCGTTTTGTCAAAGTAAATGACTATGTGGAAGGTATAGGTTTGGGGTTGGCTATTTGTAAAGGACTTGTTACGAAGATGGGCGGCACTATCCAGGTTGAATCGAAGCTGGGCGAAGGGTCTACCTTTTCGTTCATTTTGCCTTCACATGCCTGGTGA
- a CDS encoding DEAD/DEAH box helicase: protein MRFDELDLEEAVLDGLDAMNFLETTPVQELTIPVILEGKDIIACAQTGTGKTAAYVLPLINELSKGNHPDNAVNAVIMAPTRELAQQIDQQIEGFTYFVPVSAVAVYGGTDGVAWEQQKRGMEMGADIVIATPGRLLSHLKLGTVDLSQVSYFVLDEADRMLDMGFYDDIMQVQKQLPPTCQTIMFSATMPPKIRTLAKTILKNPEEVKIAISRPPETIMQTAYICYDPQKLKILEDLFLQSRPQRVIIFSSSKMKVKELSATLKRMKFNVAAMHSDLEQSQREEVMKEFKNGHIDILVATDVVSRGIDINDIKLVINYDIPHDPEDYVHRIGRTARGTGGEGLAITFISIEEQAQFKRIEDFLEKEVYKIPVDPKFGETPLYEPEKYGNMRRGRGRPRKEGNGGGRPGNRPGGKPGNGNRCGRPKKES from the coding sequence ATGAGATTTGACGAATTGGATTTGGAAGAGGCCGTATTAGACGGTCTCGATGCTATGAATTTTCTGGAAACAACTCCTGTACAGGAATTAACGATTCCAGTAATATTAGAAGGGAAGGATATCATTGCCTGTGCACAAACCGGTACAGGAAAGACGGCTGCCTATGTATTGCCTCTGATCAATGAATTAAGTAAGGGTAATCATCCGGATAATGCCGTTAACGCTGTTATTATGGCTCCTACCCGCGAGCTGGCTCAACAAATAGACCAGCAAATAGAAGGATTTACTTATTTCGTTCCGGTTTCGGCTGTAGCCGTATACGGCGGGACTGACGGAGTAGCCTGGGAACAACAAAAACGAGGAATGGAGATGGGTGCCGATATCGTTATCGCCACTCCGGGGCGTTTATTATCGCACCTGAAACTGGGAACTGTAGACCTTTCACAGGTCTCCTATTTTGTTCTCGATGAAGCCGACCGTATGCTGGATATGGGATTTTACGACGACATCATGCAGGTACAAAAGCAGCTGCCTCCTACCTGCCAGACCATTATGTTCTCTGCCACCATGCCCCCTAAAATCCGGACACTAGCTAAAACAATCCTGAAGAATCCCGAAGAAGTCAAGATCGCCATCTCCCGCCCACCCGAAACGATCATGCAAACAGCTTATATTTGCTACGATCCTCAAAAGCTAAAGATACTTGAAGACCTCTTCCTTCAAAGCCGCCCGCAGCGCGTCATCATCTTCTCCTCCTCCAAGATGAAGGTAAAAGAACTTTCAGCCACACTGAAACGGATGAAGTTTAACGTCGCTGCCATGCACTCCGACCTGGAGCAGTCCCAGCGTGAAGAGGTGATGAAAGAATTTAAAAACGGACACATCGACATACTGGTTGCCACCGACGTTGTTTCACGCGGTATCGATATCAATGACATCAAACTGGTAATCAATTATGATATACCTCACGACCCGGAAGATTACGTACACCGCATCGGCCGTACAGCCCGTGGAACCGGAGGCGAAGGACTGGCTATCACATTTATCAGCATAGAAGAACAAGCCCAGTTCAAACGCATCGAGGATTTCCTGGAAAAGGAAGTATACAAGATTCCCGTCGATCCTAAGTTTGGTGAAACACCGCTATACGAGCCTGAAAAATACGGAAACATGCGTCGCGGACGCGGACGTCCACGTAAAGAAGGCAACGGAGGAGGCAGACCAGGTAACCGTCCGGGAGGAAAGCCCGGTAACGGAAACCGTTGCGGAAGACCTAAAAAAGAATCCTGA